Sequence from the Miscanthus floridulus cultivar M001 chromosome 16, ASM1932011v1, whole genome shotgun sequence genome:
GGACAGCCTGCAAAAGCGAAGTGCAATTGCTGCGGCAGAGAGCTTACATCGGGTCACGGGACATCAGCTTTGCGCAAGCATCTCAAAAGTTGCAACAAAAAACGTTCAGTAATTGAAGAGACGCCAAACCGTCCAAGGTACTACTTACCCTTCAAGATCTGCATTGTATACAACTATGATGGACAAAAATTATGAACATTGCAATGCTTTCATTCTTTTTAAAAACACAAGCGTGAGCCAGCACCTTAATATATGCGTACAAGTTTTTGTTATTATAGGAAAGCAATATGATCGTTTTACTGAAACTATGACATCCAGTGCAACTTTAAATCACTGTAATAAATTTCTGGTGACCAACCTGTGATCCTTTTCTTCTTGTAGTGTTGGCGACAGTGTACAAAATAGTGCCACAATTTCGACCTATGATTCAGAGGGCAGAAAAAGAATTGAGTACAATGTAGCTGCAACCACGCCCTTTTTGAAAATGATCCAGGAAATAGTTCTTGAGTTAAGAAGAATCCGATACGATGTGATTGAGTATCTCAAGGACTCTATTGCAAGGCCTGATCAGTATCAGATTAACAACTCAGATACACGAGTAAGAACATCAAGCTCTCTTCCTGGAAAGGTATATGGAAGGGATGTGGAGAAAGCCAAAATCATAAGGGCGATCAAAGCTGCTAAGTCGGACAACATTACTGTGCTGCCTATTGTAGGCATTCCAGGAGTTGGGAAGACAGCTTTAGCTAAACTTGTATACAATGCACCACGTGTTGAAAGAAAATTTGAGCGGATATGGGTTTGGGTGTCCAACATCTTTGATGAAGTAAGAGTGACAAGGGAGATCTTAGACGTTGTTGCTCTAGCCAACCATGAAGGATCTCGCAAAAGAGAAAGCTATGAAGGAGTCAGCAACTACTCGAAACTTCTAGAGGCCTTAAAGAAACATATAGCATGTCTGTCCAAAAAGTTTCTACTTGTTCTAGATGATGTCTACGACTGCATGGATAATTCCCAATGGAAAGATCTAATAGATGCTTTGGGATCAAGTTGCAGAAAGGGTAATGTGATTATTGTGACAGTTAGAAATTTGGCCGTTGCAAAAAGGCTAGGTACAATAGAACCAGTTAAGTTAAGAGCTCTAGAAAATGATGGTTTTTGGCTATTGTTTAAAGCATGTGCATTTGGTGATAACCAATGCAAAGAACATCTAGATATCGGCCGTCAAATAGCTACAAAGTTAAATGGCAACCCATTAGCAGCAGAAAATGCAGCGGACATGTTAAGAGAGCAGCCTGGTCTTCACCATTGGAAAAGCATCATGAAGAATGGTGTTTGGGAATCTCTGCAATTCCGTGGAGGCATCGTGACTGCTTTGAAGATTAGTTATTATCAGTTGCCATACAATTTACAACAATGTCTCTTGTTTTGTTCTATATTTCCGAATGGCTATTTCTTCCATATTGACAATTTGGTTCAAATGTGGATATCGTCGGGATTTGTGAAATCTGTTGAGGCAGGACAAGATTACCTCAATGCTCTGGTTAACTCAGGTTTCCTTGAGCAGGTTATTATAACAGACTTCATTATACTTGGCCATAAAAAATGCTATGTTATGTGTGGTGTGATGCATGAATTTGCAAGACTGGTTTCAAGGGCCGAGTTTGCAACTATGGATGGTTTAGAGTGCAAAGAAGTTCTACCAACTGTACGCCATTTTTCAATCCTAATTGATTCAATGTATCATAAAGATGAACGTGGGTTCATACTTCGTAATGGGAAGTTTGAAGAAAAGTTGATGAGTATGATTTCTTCAGTGAGAAGATTGAGGACATTGATCTTAATTGGGCATTATGACTCATTATTCTTCCGGTCCTTCCATACCTTCATGTGCTGCTTGGTAAATTGTACCCATCTTCGTTACCTAAAACTTGAGAACAAAGGGAGCAATGAAGCTTTGCTTATATCTCTGAGCAATTTTTACCATCTTGAAGTATTAGATGTTGGACAACCACTTATTGTTGATGGTACGAGTGATCTTGTCAGCATGAGGAATCTTATTCTAACAAAGGGAGCCTTCGGTGCTTGCTCAGCATGGTCTGCTTGCTTGCAGAAGATCCATCTAGAGGATTGTGAAGGATGGGAAATACTACCATCTCTAGAAAGTCTATCGTCTCTTACGAAGTTGAAGTTAAGGAATATGCCAGAAGTAGCGGAGTTGTCAATTCCTTCACTTGAGGAACTGGTGTTAATTGATATGCCAAAGTTAGAGAGATGTTCCTCCAGTTCAGTGAGGGACTTGAATTGTAGTTTGAGGGTGCTGGAGATTAGGCGGTGCTGTGTACTGAAGGCATTTCCCCTATTTCAGAGCTGTGAAAAATGTGAAATCGAGCAGCACTCATGGTTGCTCCATGTTAGAGAGCTTACCATCGAGGATTGTCCTTATTTAATAGTATCAAATCCTCTACCACCTTCAAGTAGCCTTTGTAAATTATCCATCACAAAAGTTTCCGCACTTCCAAAGATGGAGGGATCATCAAACGGGGAATACATAATTGGATCTTATGGTGATCCATCTACCATTGATTTCCTTGATGACAAAATTTTGTCATTCCACAACCTGAGGACCATAACTCAATTGCAAATAGTGGGCTGCAATAATCTGTTGTCTATTTCACTAGAAGGTTTGAAGCAACTCGTCTGCTTGAAGAGGATGGAAATATGGTCATGCCAAACAATTTTCTCTTCAGATGTGTCGTCAACACATACCCATGAATACATGACAAACACAAATTTTGATGCCGGTCCATCTCTCGAGTGTCTCAGCATTATAAATTGTGGAATAAGTGGCCATTGGTTATCTGTGATATTGCAACATGTGCGAGCCCTAGAGACATTGGATCTAAGGAGGTGTGAGGAGATAACAGGACTATTGATACAAGGTAAAGAGAATACTTTATCAAACCTCACCTCGGCTCCATGTGTTTCATCACAGGGAAATCCAGATGGCGCATCGACAAGGCCATGTCCTAACAAACTCCTGCGGATTCCATCTAACCTCATACCCTCTCTCAAGAAGATGTCCATTGTATTTTGCAAGCTAAAGTTTCTGGGGAACAAGGAATGCTTCTCTGGATTCACCTCCCTTGAGGACCTAACAATTGTTGAATGCCCCGAGCTGATATCGTCCTTGGTGCGTGAAGACGAAATCGATGACCAGGCAAACGGAAGATGGCTTCTCCCGTGTTCACTTGGCATACTGGATATCAATAACGCTTCCCTAGAAACGCTGCAGCCCTGCTTTCCGGGAGATCTGACCCGCCTCAAATTACTAGAAGTGTGGGAAAATGATGCATTGAAATCTCTACAGCTGCATTCCTGCACAGCACTGGAAGAGCTGGCAATTCTATATTGCAAATCGCTAGACGCACTAGAGGGTGTCCGATCCCTCCGCAGTCTCAGGTATTTGGACTTACACAGATGCCCTGGCTTACCTCAATGTTTGAAGAGTCTATCAACGCAGGGTTATGAGCTGTGCCCTCGATTGGAAAGGCTTCGGATCGATGACTCGTCTTTTCTTACCACGCCATTCTGCGAGCACCTCACCTCTCTCCAATGCCTACAGCTCGAGGACGATACCGACGAAGCAGGACTAACATGCAAGCAAGAGGCAGCACTTCAGCTCCTCACGTCCCTGCAAGAGCTCCAATTTGGTTACTGCGAACTCTCGGATCTTCCTGGGGGTCTGCATAGCCTTCTCTCTCTCAAGCGGTTGGAGATCAATGATTGCCGGAGGATCACAAAGCTGCCAGAAAGGGGCCTCCCACCTTCCCTGGAAAAACTGGAGGTCCGCCATTGCAGCATGGAGCTAACCGAGCAATGCAGAATGCTAGCGACAAGCAAGCTAAATGTAAAAATTGATGGGAATTATGTGAACTGATTACAGGTTTCTCCACATCTCGCCTTGAAAGGTATACTTCTACCGTTGACCATGTTATCTTGATGGTTTACATAATTTTTTATGTCTATTTGCAGGCATTCAAGCTGACACCATGGCTGCAGTGACCGTCTTCATAACCTATAGGACTATAGGAGTATCATACTGTTACAAGCTGTTCGAGCAAGTGTTGAAAGCACTTCCCTGTTTCTCATAGGAGATCTGCTACAAATTACAAGGCTTATTGTTGACCACGGCCCAAGGGCGAGAAGCCAATGCCAAAAGTGCCAAGTATTGTTCTTTTCACTCTGTAGCCTCAAAAACCTGATGTTTctagtttaaaaaaaaaactgatgtTTCTTGTGACAGGTTCTCTGATTCTGCACAGGGTTTTGTTTCACTTGTAAACCTTGTCCTCGTTGCCCAAGTGCTCATGTTGCTGAATGCTGAATACGGTTTTCCTGATTGGCCTTGCCGgaagttctatatatatatatatatatatatatatatatatatatatatatatatatatatatatatatatatatatatatatatagagagagagagagagagagagagagagaatgcgATTTCTGTAATCAAAAGAGTTGGTGTAAATAATGTTAACCTCAATTTTCTTGCTTTCTTGCTAACGAGTAACCCCGCAAAATGCTCTAAAGTCTGAACCTTCAGTAGACATAATGGGGATGGGATTgaagcaactcatttttttctctgCTAATAAACTTGGACGGCGAGCAGCACCGACCGCAAGGAACGGTCCAAGGGCCAAGGCACGGATTAGTTTTGGAGTTCAGACTGCACATGGCTGTCGAGTGTTCACGGAAGCCTGTGAAAGCAGAGTGCATTCTCTACAATGTCTGTCAGGTGCAACACTACTGAAGGGACATCAGTTTTGCACAATCTATCTATCTACACCCTATAATACAtcagttagaataaatctacagtCACACAACAAATGCCTCcacagtcatgacctatgctacatccacacTCATGAATACGTccagaaaatataacaccatcgaaacggatgcaccagattatctcttagtCATTCTCTCTCGTTACTCGTCCAAATCCGACAgctcatgtttagtgtgtctgTCCTCCGTTGCCCCCGGCACCCACGCCCAGCAGCGGCGGTTCGATCCTGTGAGGGAGTGtgtttttttcgaaaaaaaatttgaaacacaaagcctgttcggttggctggttcgtatcgttgctggttcgtgaaaaagtactgctggctgatttgtgtgagagaaaaataccgtttcg
This genomic interval carries:
- the LOC136514036 gene encoding putative disease resistance protein RGA3, with the translated sequence MLRPDLLEAGEANALVGAILWLAKTILETLLPTGELDAWLQRVGLAGAIGELKSEVERMETVVNGVGGRAVGNKPLARSLARVKELMYDADDVVDELDYCRLQHQVERAMMLAPATEPEGMVGDGDKDREEQADASANNTGTLNNSGRKNRSEVWDYFQIIPSVNGQPAKAKCNCCGRELTSGHGTSALRKHLKSCNKKRSVIEETPNRPSVGDSVQNSATISTYDSEGRKRIEYNVAATTPFLKMIQEIVLELRRIRYDVIEYLKDSIARPDQYQINNSDTRVRTSSSLPGKVYGRDVEKAKIIRAIKAAKSDNITVLPIVGIPGVGKTALAKLVYNAPRVERKFERIWVWVSNIFDEVRVTREILDVVALANHEGSRKRESYEGVSNYSKLLEALKKHIACLSKKFLLVLDDVYDCMDNSQWKDLIDALGSSCRKGNVIIVTVRNLAVAKRLGTIEPVKLRALENDGFWLLFKACAFGDNQCKEHLDIGRQIATKLNGNPLAAENAADMLREQPGLHHWKSIMKNGVWESLQFRGGIVTALKISYYQLPYNLQQCLLFCSIFPNGYFFHIDNLVQMWISSGFVKSVEAGQDYLNALVNSGFLEQVIITDFIILGHKKCYVMCGVMHEFARLVSRAEFATMDGLECKEVLPTVRHFSILIDSMYHKDERGFILRNGKFEEKLMSMISSVRRLRTLILIGHYDSLFFRSFHTFMCCLVNCTHLRYLKLENKGSNEALLISLSNFYHLEVLDVGQPLIVDGTSDLVSMRNLILTKGAFGACSAWSACLQKIHLEDCEGWEILPSLESLSSLTKLKLRNMPEVAELSIPSLEELVLIDMPKLERCSSSSVRDLNCSLRVLEIRRCCVLKAFPLFQSCEKCEIEQHSWLLHVRELTIEDCPYLIVSNPLPPSSSLCKLSITKVSALPKMEGSSNGEYIIGSYGDPSTIDFLDDKILSFHNLRTITQLQIVGCNNLLSISLEGLKQLVCLKRMEIWSCQTIFSSDVSSTHTHEYMTNTNFDAGPSLECLSIINCGISGHWLSVILQHVRALETLDLRRCEEITGLLIQGKENTLSNLTSAPCVSSQGNPDGASTRPCPNKLLRIPSNLIPSLKKMSIVFCKLKFLGNKECFSGFTSLEDLTIVECPELISSLVREDEIDDQANGRWLLPCSLGILDINNASLETLQPCFPGDLTRLKLLEVWENDALKSLQLHSCTALEELAILYCKSLDALEGVRSLRSLRYLDLHRCPGLPQCLKSLSTQGYELCPRLERLRIDDSSFLTTPFCEHLTSLQCLQLEDDTDEAGLTCKQEAALQLLTSLQELQFGYCELSDLPGGLHSLLSLKRLEINDCRRITKLPERGLPPSLEKLEVRHCSMELTEQCRMLATSKLNVKIDGNYVN